Proteins encoded in a region of the Candidatus Bathyarchaeota archaeon genome:
- the ftsY gene encoding signal recognition particle-docking protein FtsY, whose amino-acid sequence MFEKLKVGLSGLVNKITTTELKAKQLQPILSDFKLSLVENDVAFPVAERICNEMERRLDSLEVKRLEGRKEVVRENLREVLLEILNTGEKIDLLKMVKEKQKSGEPLVIAFVGINGTGKTTTIAKITKLFMKKDFTVVLACSDTYRAGSIEQLEEHAKRLGVRIIKHSYGADPAAVAFDAIKHAEAHGVNVVLIDTAGRIQTDKNLMNELAKVKRVVNPDLTLLVVDALTGNDAVMQAEEFNKSIGIDGTILTKVDADVKGGSALSVAYATNKPILFIGVGQTYADLQPFNPEQFTQMILK is encoded by the coding sequence ATGTTCGAAAAACTAAAAGTAGGCCTTAGCGGCTTAGTTAACAAAATCACAACAACTGAGCTGAAAGCAAAACAGCTACAGCCAATCCTATCAGATTTTAAGCTAAGCCTTGTTGAAAACGATGTAGCTTTTCCAGTTGCGGAGCGCATATGTAACGAAATGGAAAGACGACTGGACAGCCTTGAGGTTAAGCGTTTAGAAGGCAGAAAAGAAGTTGTAAGAGAGAATCTACGTGAAGTTTTGCTGGAAATTTTGAACACAGGCGAAAAAATAGACTTGCTAAAGATGGTTAAAGAGAAGCAGAAAAGCGGAGAGCCATTAGTAATCGCGTTTGTTGGAATCAACGGCACTGGAAAAACAACAACCATCGCCAAAATCACCAAATTGTTCATGAAAAAAGACTTTACAGTTGTTTTAGCTTGCAGCGACACGTACAGAGCCGGCTCAATTGAACAATTAGAAGAACATGCAAAACGGCTTGGAGTACGCATCATTAAACATAGTTATGGCGCTGACCCTGCTGCCGTGGCTTTTGATGCCATCAAACATGCTGAAGCCCATGGCGTAAACGTGGTGCTCATTGACACGGCAGGACGCATTCAAACTGACAAGAATTTGATGAACGAATTGGCGAAAGTCAAGCGTGTCGTGAACCCTGATTTGACTCTACTCGTGGTTGATGCCTTAACGGGCAATGATGCGGTTATGCAGGCAGAAGAGTTCAATAAAAGCATAGGCATTGACGGAACCATTTTGACGAAAGTGGATGCTGATGTGAAAGGCGGTTCAGCATTAAGCGTCGCGTATGCGACTAACAAACCCATACTGTTTATCGGAGTCGGTCAAACATACGCGGACTTGCAGCCTTTCAATCCGGAACAATTTACACAAATGATACTGAAATAA
- the pfdA gene encoding prefoldin subunit alpha gives MSSDEEIFRRLLTELRLLEGTADALQNRTNLINAAMTELAFASMTIEGLDKEKKGAPLLVPIGGGSFIKAEVATTETMVVGMGAGVSVEKSRDEAKQIVQKRIAELEISKNTLQQQLGQVVEQMHLKRQQLDEVSLKLSSRRRAGDVRKTKSRP, from the coding sequence ATGTCGAGTGACGAAGAGATTTTTCGTAGACTACTAACGGAACTTCGGCTATTAGAAGGCACAGCAGACGCCTTGCAGAACAGAACCAACCTGATAAACGCCGCAATGACAGAACTTGCCTTTGCGTCTATGACTATAGAAGGATTAGATAAGGAAAAGAAGGGCGCTCCTCTGCTTGTGCCAATCGGCGGTGGCTCCTTCATAAAAGCTGAAGTTGCAACTACGGAGACCATGGTGGTTGGCATGGGGGCTGGCGTGTCCGTGGAGAAATCCAGAGACGAAGCTAAGCAAATTGTACAGAAACGCATTGCGGAGCTTGAAATATCTAAGAATACCCTTCAGCAGCAGTTAGGTCAGGTTGTAGAGCAGATGCATTTGAAAAGACAGCAGCTTGACGAAGTTTCACTAAAGCTAAGCAGCAGGAGAAGAGCCGGCGATGTTCGAAAAACTAAAAGTAGGCCTTAG
- a CDS encoding 50S ribosomal protein L18a, with protein sequence MSEVKVFRVTGEIAKPNWRTPFKKEIRALKPENAKEKIYMELGSKHRAKRFQIKIFKIEEIPPEEIESPLIRKLTLGEEAHVE encoded by the coding sequence GAGCGAAGTCAAAGTGTTCCGTGTAACAGGCGAGATAGCAAAGCCAAACTGGAGAACGCCCTTCAAGAAAGAGATCAGAGCCTTAAAGCCTGAAAACGCAAAAGAAAAGATATACATGGAGTTAGGAAGCAAACACAGAGCCAAACGCTTTCAAATAAAAATCTTCAAAATCGAAGAGATCCCCCCAGAGGAGATTGAAAGCCCTCTCATAAGGAAGTTAACTTTGGGGGAAGAAGCACATGTCGAGTGA